The following are encoded together in the Vidua macroura isolate BioBank_ID:100142 chromosome 6, ASM2450914v1, whole genome shotgun sequence genome:
- the LYSET gene encoding lysosomal enzyme trafficking factor: MMNFRQRMGWIGVGLYLLASAAAFYYVFEINETYNKLALEHIQQHPKEPQEGTTWTHSLKVRLLSLPFWLWTIIFLIPYLQMFLFLYSCTRADPKTVGYCIIPICLAVICNRHQTFVKASNQISRLQLIDT, from the coding sequence ATGATGAACTTCCGCCAGAGGATGGGCTGGATTGGTGTGGGGCTGTACTTGTTAGCAAGTGCTGCGGCTTTTTATTACGTCTTTGAAATCAATGAGACTTACAACAAACTAGCACTGGAGCACATTCAGCAACACCCCAAGGAACCACAGGAAGGAACCACGTGGACACACTCCTTGAAAGTACGACTGCTATCCTTGCCGTTTTGGCTGTGGAcgataatatttttaataccatACTTACAGATGTTCTTGTTCCTCTATTCCTGTACAAGAGCTGACCCCAAAACTGTTGGGTATTGCATCATTCCTATCTGCTTGGCTGTTATTTGCAATCGTCACCAAACATTTGTGAAGGCCTCTAATCAGATCAGTAGATTACAACTAATTGACACTTAG